Proteins from a genomic interval of Lolium perenne isolate Kyuss_39 chromosome 1, Kyuss_2.0, whole genome shotgun sequence:
- the LOC127302686 gene encoding uncharacterized protein — MKGGLKKGKWSKEEDNLIKNHIEKHGIGRSWQGLSNTLGLKRCGRSCRSRWLNYLRPGLKHGNFTPAEDRVIYEMYSKKGSCWSVIAAKLPGRTDLAIKNYWNSTLKKRFPRAARSRRLRHRRTGSTSSDDTASAELALVAYDEESISPTALVVYNDEDSASTVPDLQLLGYNEAGSSSSHADAVSAGSPVQPPPPLVTATANQEPITAIPISRSVRMEPWTPPPPADDTSEEMNVDCGPMSPVPLGLMEPDLPRIAMEPDLPCITMGLPDTAGFDDIDSFLSFFHH; from the exons ATGAAAGGGGGCTTGAAGAAGGGGAAGTGGTCCAAGGAAGAGGACAATCTCATCAAAAATCACATTGAGAAGCATGGCATTGGCCGTAGCTGGCAGGGATTATCAAATACTTTAG GGCTGAAGCGCTGCGGCCGGAGTTGCCGATCGAGATGGCTGAACTACCTTCGTCCTGGGCTGAAGCATGGAAACTTCACGCCGGCCGAGGACAGGGTCATCTATGAGATGTACAGCAAGAAGGGAAGCTG CTGGTCCGTGATCGCCGCGAAGCTACCCGGGAGGACGGACCTCGCCATCAAGAACTACTGGAACAGCACGCTCAAGAAACGGTTCCCCCGCGCGGCAAGGAGCCGCCGCCTCAGGCACCGCCGCACCGGCAGCACGTCGTCCGACGACACTGCGAGCGCAGAGCTCGCGCTGGTCGCCTACGACGAGGAGAGCATCAGCCCCACAGCGCTGGTCGTGTACAACGACGAGGACAGTGCCAGCACGGTGCCGGACCTCCAGTTGCTCGGGTACAACGAGGCAGGATCCTCGTCGAGCCATGCCGACGCCGTCTCGGCCGGCTCGCCTgtgcaaccaccaccaccactggtCACCGCCACCGCGAACCAGGAGCCGATCACCGCGATCCCGATCAGCAGGTCGGTGAGGATGGAGCCATGGACACCGCCACCACCTGCTGATGACACCAGTGAGGAGATGAACGTCGACTGCGGTCCCATGTCTCCGGTCCCCCTGGGGCTCATGGAGCCTGACCTTCCTCGCATTGCCATGGAGCCGGATCTTCCTTGCATCACCATGGGTCTTCCTGACACTGCCGGTTTCGATGACATCGACAGCTTTCTCTCCTTCTTTCACCACTGA
- the LOC127302674 gene encoding protein NEOXANTHIN-DEFICIENT 1 isoform X1, whose translation MEDKPAAGYRHGPPWVFKGSALYQLHLVKAATARAFVPKDLRLVEAFGYTLGGMFLARYHDSPAGQFDELVVIAGIVWNPPTSCAWAARVLVNSAEACRHGRKEVGLPSHVAKFSQTEASELRNKPLAKPNGFLNLLGMGSTFSKKESCRGFEISETTGSSTRHLCNISLPATGVAAGSHKDNKWIGPAIRMSLPSFSGQTEDHPDLLKYSCKVECRVRPVSPANIWSPRTAEPQECSDGKNGSVVSESDAQRQSVLVLLSRPILALEFSSLLMHVDAPKTVAPHSKKKEVRYSST comes from the exons ATGGAGGACAAGCCTGCTGCAGGCTACCGGCACGGGCCGCCATGGGTGTTCAAGGGCAG CGCATTGTACCAGCTGCATTTGGtgaaggcggcgacggcgcgcGCCTTCGTGCCCAAGGACCTGCGCCTGGTGGAGGCCTTCGGCTACACGCTCGGCGGCATGTTCCTCGCGCGCTACCACGACAGCCCCGCCGGCCAGTTCGACGAG CTGGTGGTGATCGCCGGCATTGTGTGGAACCCGCCGACTTCTTGCGC TTGGGCTGCCAGGGTGCTCGTAAACAGTGCTGAAGCCTGCCGGCATGGACGCAAG GAAGTGGGGCTGCCAAGCCATGTCGCAAAGTTCTCACAG ACTGAAGCTTCTGAACTCAGAAACAAACCGTTGGCAAAACCAAACGGCTTTCTGAACCTTCTTGGAATGGGTTCAACTTTCTCCAAGAAAGAGAGTTGCCGTGGGTTCGAGATCTCGGAGACCACGGGCTCATCTACGAGGCACTTGTGCAACATCAGCCTGCCGGCCACCG GAGTGGCAGCAGGATCACATAAAGACAACAAGTGGATAGGTCCAGCAATCAGGATGTCACTTCCGAGCTTCAG TGGCCAGACAGAGGACCATCCCGATCTTCTCAAGTACTCTTGCAAAGTAGAGTGCAG GGTGCGCCCGGTAAGTCCTGCCAATATCTGGAGCCCTAGAACCGCAGAACCCCAGGAGTGCTCTGATGGCAAGAACGGCAGCGTTGTATCTGAATCGGATGCGCAAAGACAGAGCGTTCTGGTTTTGTTGTCTAGGCCTATCTTGGCTCTGGAGTTCAGCTCCCTGCTGATGCACGTTGATGCTCCAAAAACTGTTGCTCCACATTCGAAGAAGAAGGAAGTCAGATACTCGAGCACCTGA
- the LOC127302674 gene encoding protein NEOXANTHIN-DEFICIENT 1 isoform X2 translates to MEDKPAAGYRHGPPWVFKGSALYQLHLVKAATARAFVPKDLRLVEAFGYTLGGMFLARYHDSPAGQFDELVVIAGIVWNPPTSCAWAARVLVNSAEACRHGRKEVGLPSHVAKFSQTEASELRNKPLAKPNGFLNLLGMGSTFSKKESCRGFEISETTGSSTRHLCNISLPATGSHKDNKWIGPAIRMSLPSFSGQTEDHPDLLKYSCKVECRVRPVSPANIWSPRTAEPQECSDGKNGSVVSESDAQRQSVLVLLSRPILALEFSSLLMHVDAPKTVAPHSKKKEVRYSST, encoded by the exons ATGGAGGACAAGCCTGCTGCAGGCTACCGGCACGGGCCGCCATGGGTGTTCAAGGGCAG CGCATTGTACCAGCTGCATTTGGtgaaggcggcgacggcgcgcGCCTTCGTGCCCAAGGACCTGCGCCTGGTGGAGGCCTTCGGCTACACGCTCGGCGGCATGTTCCTCGCGCGCTACCACGACAGCCCCGCCGGCCAGTTCGACGAG CTGGTGGTGATCGCCGGCATTGTGTGGAACCCGCCGACTTCTTGCGC TTGGGCTGCCAGGGTGCTCGTAAACAGTGCTGAAGCCTGCCGGCATGGACGCAAG GAAGTGGGGCTGCCAAGCCATGTCGCAAAGTTCTCACAG ACTGAAGCTTCTGAACTCAGAAACAAACCGTTGGCAAAACCAAACGGCTTTCTGAACCTTCTTGGAATGGGTTCAACTTTCTCCAAGAAAGAGAGTTGCCGTGGGTTCGAGATCTCGGAGACCACGGGCTCATCTACGAGGCACTTGTGCAACATCAGCCTGCCGGCCACCG GATCACATAAAGACAACAAGTGGATAGGTCCAGCAATCAGGATGTCACTTCCGAGCTTCAG TGGCCAGACAGAGGACCATCCCGATCTTCTCAAGTACTCTTGCAAAGTAGAGTGCAG GGTGCGCCCGGTAAGTCCTGCCAATATCTGGAGCCCTAGAACCGCAGAACCCCAGGAGTGCTCTGATGGCAAGAACGGCAGCGTTGTATCTGAATCGGATGCGCAAAGACAGAGCGTTCTGGTTTTGTTGTCTAGGCCTATCTTGGCTCTGGAGTTCAGCTCCCTGCTGATGCACGTTGATGCTCCAAAAACTGTTGCTCCACATTCGAAGAAGAAGGAAGTCAGATACTCGAGCACCTGA